One Setaria viridis chromosome 5, Setaria_viridis_v4.0, whole genome shotgun sequence genomic region harbors:
- the LOC117857220 gene encoding ATP-dependent Clp protease proteolytic subunit 3, chloroplastic has translation MEAAAAAMAALPAPPCTSSSPPSVFLTPSSSADRRKAPRAVAVRASAATAAAARRSLSAGWDPSGRSAARPAARKARLEELDTTNMLLRQRIVFLGSPVDDTSADLIISQLLLLDAEDQTKDIKLFINSPGGSITAGMGVYDAMKFCKADVSTVCFGLAASMGAFLLAAGTKGKRYCMPNARIMIHQPSGGAGGKVTEMGLQIREMMYEKIKINKILSRITGKPEEQIDEDTKFDYFMSPWEAKDYGIVDSIIDEGKPGLVAPFAGAVPPPKSRVWYLWKASGPTRKIMKDLPSEEKLILNGNGSATGDDGKLKEASAT, from the exons ATGGAAGCCGCGGCAGCAGCCATGGCGGCGCTCCCAGCGCCTCCCTgcacttcctcctctcctccgtccGTATTCCTCACCCCCAGCTCATCCGCTGACCGGAGGAAGGCGCCAAGGGCGGTGGCCGTCCGTGCATCTGCGGCTACAGCGGCCGCGGCCCGACGGTCGCTCTCTGCTGGGTGGGATCCGTCCGGGCGTTCAGCAGCCAGGCCGGCGGCCAGAAAGGCGCGACTCGAGGAGCTCGACACAACCAACATGCTCCTCCGCCAGCGCATCGTCTTCCTCGGCTCCCCG GTGGATGATACAAGTGCTGATCTTATTATCAGCCAGCTCCTACTGTTGGATGCAGAGGACCAAACTAAAGACATTAAATTGTTTATCAACTCACCTGGAGGTTCCATAACAGCAG GTATGGGAGTATATGATGCTATGAAATTTTGCAAGGCTGACGTCTCAACTGTTTGCTTTGGATTGGCGGCTTCCATGGGTGCATTTTTACTTGCTGCTGGGACAAAGGGTAAGAGATATTGCATGCCAAATGCGAGGATTATGATCCATCAGCCATcaggtggtgctggtgggaaA GTCACAGAGATGGGACTGCAGATAAGAGAGATGATGTACGAGAAGATTAAGATCAATAAAATATTGTCGAGAATTACTGGAAAACCTGAAGAGCAG ATTGATGAGGACACGAAGTTTGACTATTTCATGAGTCCTTGGGAAGCCAAGGATTATGGGATAGTCGATAGCATTATAGATGAGGGAAAACCAGGGTTGGTGGCTCCCTTTGCAGGAGCTGTGCCACCTCCAAAATCACGTGTGTGGTACTTGTGGAAGGCTTCAGGGCCGACTAGGAAGATCATGAAGGATCTCCCTTCGGAGGAGAAACTTATTCTCAATGGTAATGGTAGTGCAACTGGAGATGACGGTAAGCTCAAGGAGGCCTCGGCAACTTGA